A stretch of the Xiphophorus couchianus chromosome 15, X_couchianus-1.0, whole genome shotgun sequence genome encodes the following:
- the LOC114159134 gene encoding uncharacterized protein DDB_G0285291-like, which produces MKLAGVFLVLSMVVLMAEPGEAFFRHFVRRIVGHCTIWGKKKEAEQADQQKLDQQKVDQQKLDQQELDQQKLDQQKVDQQKLDQQELDQQKLDQQKVDQQKLDQQELDQQKLDQQELDQQELDQQELDQQELDQQELDQQQMDQQQMDQQDKDQLQIQKRSFQQHKALQRH; this is translated from the exons ATGAAGTTGGCCGGGGTATTCCTGGTGCTGTCCATGGTTGTGCTAATGGCTGAACCTGGAGAAgcatttttcagacattttgtgcGACGTATTGTGGGACATTG TACTATCTGGGGAAAGAAGAAGGAAGCGGAACAAGCCGACCAGCAAAAACTGGACCAGCAAAAAGTGGACCAGCAGAAACTGGACCAGCAAGAACTGGACCAGCAGAAACTGGACCAGCAAAAAGTGGACCAGCAGAAACTGGACCAGCAAGAACTGGACCAGCAGAAACTGGACCAGCAAAAAGTGGACCAGCAGAAACTGGACCAGCAAGAACTGGACCAGCAGAAACTGGACCAGCAAGAACTGGACCAGCAGGAACTGGACCAGCAAGAACTGGACCAGCAGGAACTGGACCAGCAGGAACTGGACCAGCAGCAGATGGACCAGCAGCAGATGGACCAGCAGGACAAAGACCAGCTGCAAATTCAAAAACGTTCATTTCAGCAACACAAGGCTTTGCAGCGTCATTAG